The following are encoded in a window of Bacillus sp. SORGH_AS_0510 genomic DNA:
- a CDS encoding biotin--[acetyl-CoA-carboxylase] ligase: protein MQSEIRKELLDAFTNAGEDFLSGQQLAELIGCSRTAVWKHIEELRKEGFELEAVRKKGYRIIKTPEKITADEIRLGLTTEFIGRNIHYEESVESTQKIAHRLAADDLPEGTVIIAEEQKAGKGRMNRKWHSPKYTGVWMSLILRPNIPLTKAPQLTLLTAVAVVQAIEEMTGLNPEIKWPNDILLNGKKITGILTELQAEADRIHSIIIGIGINVNQKMEDFPEDLRETASSLFIQEGEIVSRAGLIRSFFKHFEKLYLLYLDQGFFPIKVLWESYAVSIGRILRARTLTTTIEGRALGITDEGVLKLEDETGIVHHIYSADIEL from the coding sequence GTGCAGTCAGAAATAAGAAAAGAATTACTAGATGCCTTTACGAATGCAGGGGAAGATTTTTTGTCTGGTCAACAGTTAGCTGAATTAATTGGCTGCTCTAGAACTGCTGTATGGAAACATATTGAGGAGTTAAGAAAAGAAGGATTCGAATTGGAAGCTGTTAGAAAGAAAGGCTATCGAATTATTAAAACACCTGAAAAAATTACAGCTGATGAAATAAGATTGGGTTTAACCACAGAATTCATTGGCCGGAACATCCATTATGAAGAGAGTGTTGAGTCAACTCAAAAGATTGCTCATCGCTTGGCTGCAGATGATTTACCGGAAGGAACAGTAATTATTGCGGAAGAACAAAAAGCGGGGAAAGGGCGAATGAATAGAAAATGGCATTCCCCTAAATATACTGGTGTGTGGATGAGTCTCATTCTTCGACCTAATATTCCACTGACAAAAGCTCCACAATTAACGCTCTTAACGGCAGTTGCCGTAGTTCAGGCTATTGAAGAAATGACGGGACTTAATCCGGAAATTAAATGGCCAAATGATATCCTTCTAAATGGAAAAAAAATTACGGGAATATTAACTGAATTGCAGGCTGAAGCAGACAGAATTCATTCCATCATTATTGGTATTGGCATAAATGTGAATCAAAAGATGGAAGACTTTCCAGAAGACTTACGAGAAACTGCCAGTTCTCTTTTTATTCAGGAAGGGGAAATCGTTTCTAGAGCAGGCTTGATTAGAAGCTTCTTTAAACACTTCGAAAAACTTTACCTTCTCTACTTAGATCAGGGATTTTTTCCTATTAAGGTACTATGGGAGAGTTATGCCGTTAGTATTGGAAGGATCCTTAGGGCACGAACGTTAACCACAACTATTGAGGGAAGAGCTCTTGGGATAACAGATGAAGGGGTATTAAAATTGGAGGACGAGACAGGTATCGTCCACCACATTTATTCTGCAGATATTGAACTATAA